CGCCGCCGCCGATGCGGTCCCACAACTCGCTGCCGGGGAGCTTGAGGTCCAGCTCGCCGGAAAGGATCTCCATAATCTCGGGTGCGCCCGTGTTGAAGGTGTACTCTCCCGGTTGCATGAAGCCGAGGGTCTTTTTAGTGCCGTCGGGGAAGATGACGGTGCGGCTCACGACTCCGCCATTGAAGTAGACATTGGCTTCGCGAACGATGGTTACATTGGTGAATTCGGACATTGGTTCCTCCATGGGTAAATGGGTGC
The nucleotide sequence above comes from Geobacter benzoatilyticus. Encoded proteins:
- a CDS encoding pyrimidine/purine nucleoside phosphorylase, producing MSEFTNVTIVREANVYFNGGVVSRTVIFPDGTKKTLGFMQPGEYTFNTGAPEIMEILSGELDLKLPGSELWDRIGGGESFDVPANSAFTMRVHALTDYCCSFVG